The Mycolicibacterium flavescens genomic interval GTTGACCGCGGTTCGCAGGCTCTGCGGCCAGCCGTCCGGCGTCCCCAGGGGTGTGGCGGCCCACCGAACCTCCGCCAGATCGGGACCGACCTCGCCGTCGGCATCGAAAACTGTGGTCAACCGATTCTGCGGCCCCCTCGGGTCACTCATGCGTCGACCGCATCGGCCACGGATCCGTACGGCCGCAGAACCTTGTCGAGCTTGGTGACCTCAATGGGGCGGACCACCTCGGGGTTGGCGGCCACCAACCGCACTGTCACCCCCGCCGCCAAGCCCTTCTCGTAACACTCGAGGACGGCGTTCAGGCCCGCACTGCCGAAGTAGCCGACCCGGGACAGTTCGACGATCAGCAACTTGGCTGGATGCTCGTCGGCGGCCTCGACCGCGCGGTCAAGGTGTGGCTGCAGCGATCCGACGCTGTTCGAGTCGATCTCGCCTGCTACCGACACCACCACCGCGGTGTCGCGCTGGTCCAGGCTCACCTCTAATTGCTCCACGTCATCCCACCCGTCAGTGGCGGAG includes:
- a CDS encoding anti-anti-sigma regulatory factor, with product MSLDQRDTAVVVSVAGEIDSNSVGSLQPHLDRAVEAADEHPAKLLIVELSRVGYFGSAGLNAVLECYEKGLAAGVTVRLVAANPEVVRPIEVTKLDKVLRPYGSVADAVDA